One window of the Bartonella bacilliformis KC583 genome contains the following:
- a CDS encoding asparaginase, with amino-acid sequence MRKIAVGTLGGTIAMATDSCGKMQPIVTSDALINNIPSLKNIAHIHAQTLTQLPSGSLSFKVLFDTIEWATQQIKAGADGIVLTQGTDTLEETAFFLSLYWNKPEPIVVTGAMRTPIDAGADGPANLLAAIRVATDQQSRNRGVLVVMNDTIHSPYWVQKSHTVKVETFQSGPAGTLGTILEGNFFYFNNQNFFPTTFERPHNHDHQVALLYSSLSSDTNLMKFCLESGHYAGLVIAGFGSGHCSFQEADIVRHYAPKIPIIIASRSHDGSTTRTTYGYKGSEIDMIASGVLMSGYLSALKARLLLWAFLAQGLSKEQISTHWNDWTIS; translated from the coding sequence ATGAGAAAGATAGCAGTAGGAACATTGGGTGGAACAATTGCAATGGCAACGGATAGCTGTGGAAAAATGCAGCCAATTGTGACTTCAGATGCACTAATTAACAATATTCCTAGTTTAAAAAATATTGCTCATATTCATGCGCAAACATTAACACAATTGCCAAGTGGATCTCTATCTTTTAAAGTCCTTTTTGATACAATAGAGTGGGCAACACAACAAATCAAGGCTGGTGCAGATGGTATTGTTTTAACACAAGGCACTGATACATTAGAAGAGACAGCTTTTTTTCTTTCTCTTTACTGGAATAAACCTGAACCTATTGTTGTAACTGGTGCTATGCGTACACCCATTGATGCAGGTGCTGACGGACCCGCTAACCTTTTAGCTGCAATTCGTGTTGCTACTGACCAACAAAGCCGTAACAGAGGCGTCTTAGTTGTGATGAATGACACAATTCATTCACCTTATTGGGTACAAAAAAGCCATACCGTCAAAGTAGAAACATTTCAATCAGGTCCGGCAGGCACTTTAGGAACAATTTTAGAAGGAAATTTTTTTTACTTTAATAACCAAAATTTTTTCCCAACAACTTTCGAGCGTCCTCACAATCATGACCACCAAGTGGCACTCTTATATTCCTCTTTATCGTCTGACACAAACCTCATGAAGTTTTGTCTTGAAAGCGGACATTACGCAGGTCTCGTTATAGCTGGTTTTGGTTCAGGTCATTGCAGTTTTCAAGAAGCAGATATTGTACGACACTATGCCCCTAAAATACCAATCATCATCGCGAGCCGTTCTCATGATGGCTCAACCACCCGTACAACTTATGGCTATAAAGGTTCAGAAATCGATATGATTGCTTCTGGTGTTCTCATGTCTGGTTATTTATCAGCATTAAAAGCGCGTTTACTTTTATGGGCTTTTTTGGCACAAGGTTTATCGAAAGAACAAATCAGTACACATTGGAATGATTGGACTATCAGCTAA
- the coaA gene encoding type I pantothenate kinase has translation MYEKYSPYKVFTAQEWSQFRADTPLTLTFDEIKHLRSLDDPVDLEEVQRIYLSLARLLSCHVEAIQNLFQKRQQFLHQENIKKNPFIIGISGSVAVGKSTTARILQELLKRWAFNLKVDLITTDGFLYPNAVLQKKNRMNRKGFPDSYDIKKLLHFLSAIKAGISKVSAPLYSHITYDVLEDQKVIIDHPDILIVEGVNVLQVNRFPNDKRIVPFVSDFFDFSIYVDAETDMICYWYLERFKRLRKTAFQNPESYFYRYALLSEEEALKIAENIWRTINLKNLQENILPTRSRADLILRKGKNHLVEYVALRKL, from the coding sequence ATGTATGAGAAATATTCTCCTTATAAAGTCTTCACTGCACAAGAATGGTCTCAATTTCGCGCAGATACACCACTGACTTTAACCTTCGATGAAATTAAACATTTACGATCACTTGATGATCCTGTCGACCTTGAAGAAGTGCAACGCATTTATCTCTCTTTGGCGCGTTTGCTATCATGTCATGTTGAAGCCATACAGAATCTATTCCAAAAGCGTCAACAATTTTTGCATCAAGAAAATATTAAAAAAAATCCTTTTATCATTGGTATTTCTGGCTCTGTTGCAGTAGGAAAATCAACAACTGCACGTATTCTTCAAGAACTTCTGAAACGTTGGGCATTCAACCTAAAAGTCGATTTAATCACGACTGATGGCTTTCTCTATCCTAATGCTGTATTGCAGAAAAAAAATCGCATGAATCGTAAAGGATTTCCTGATTCTTACGACATTAAAAAATTACTGCATTTTCTTTCTGCTATAAAAGCCGGCATTAGCAAGGTCAGCGCACCACTTTATTCACATATAACCTATGATGTATTAGAAGACCAAAAGGTTATTATTGACCATCCCGATATTTTAATTGTTGAGGGTGTCAATGTGCTTCAAGTTAATCGTTTTCCTAATGATAAAAGAATTGTGCCTTTTGTATCAGATTTTTTTGATTTTTCGATCTATGTGGATGCTGAAACAGATATGATTTGCTACTGGTACCTGGAACGTTTCAAACGTTTACGTAAAACAGCTTTTCAAAATCCTGAATCCTACTTTTATCGTTACGCACTATTAAGCGAAGAAGAAGCTTTAAAAATTGCTGAAAATATTTGGCGTACAATCAATCTAAAAAATTTACAAGAAAACATATTGCCAACACGATCCCGAGCTGACCTCATTCTACGGAAGGGAAAAAACCATTTAGTCGAATATGTCGCACTTCGAAAATTATAA
- a CDS encoding NlpC/P60 family protein, which translates to MEHKDPRLHAFRDDLADQRLEQEVTAKRFVQGEKKRVGVAVAGLFKDKSTTSEMQTECLFGEELLIFEQGETRSWGQSLKDGYVGYIDTQALEIPTTKQTHIVSVPRTFQYSQAELRGPVKRTLSMGSKVSVVDEVEVRDTLYSVLEDGTAIISRHLRSIEHVYEDYVAVAQTLIRTPYLWGGVSGFGIDCSGLVQLSMMMAGHTVLRDADMQQKTIGKQLSENENLQRGDLIFWQGHVAIMFDYQNIIHANGNSMYVTIEPLEEAIARIAKKDGYPVARRRPF; encoded by the coding sequence ATGGAACATAAAGATCCACGGTTACACGCATTCAGAGATGATCTTGCAGACCAACGCCTTGAGCAAGAAGTCACTGCCAAACGCTTCGTTCAAGGAGAAAAAAAGCGTGTTGGTGTAGCTGTTGCTGGTTTGTTTAAAGATAAAAGTACAACAAGCGAAATGCAAACGGAGTGTCTTTTCGGGGAGGAGCTCTTGATATTTGAACAAGGAGAAACTCGGTCATGGGGTCAATCACTCAAAGATGGTTACGTAGGTTACATTGATACACAAGCTCTTGAGATACCAACAACAAAACAAACGCACATCGTTTCTGTGCCACGAACCTTTCAGTATTCACAAGCTGAACTACGTGGCCCCGTAAAAAGAACTTTATCTATGGGAAGCAAGGTAAGTGTTGTTGATGAAGTTGAAGTCCGTGATACACTCTATTCTGTTCTTGAAGATGGAACGGCTATTATTTCCCGACATCTTCGATCCATTGAACATGTATATGAAGATTATGTTGCCGTTGCACAAACTCTTATCCGTACGCCTTACCTTTGGGGTGGTGTCAGTGGCTTTGGAATTGATTGCTCAGGGCTTGTTCAATTATCTATGATGATGGCTGGTCACACGGTTTTACGTGATGCTGACATGCAGCAAAAAACTATAGGAAAACAACTCTCAGAAAATGAAAATCTTCAACGAGGCGATTTAATTTTCTGGCAAGGCCACGTTGCTATTATGTTCGATTATCAAAATATCATTCATGCCAATGGCAACTCGATGTATGTTACGATCGAACCTTTAGAGGAAGCAATCGCACGTATTGCCAAAAAAGATGGATATCCTGTAGCAAGACGCCGTCCATTTTAA
- a CDS encoding leucyl aminopeptidase family protein, whose product MQQYQINFTSERADNSCPIFLIHPKNLSDLSFDASTTAWMKVNDFTGKTGQILFVPHETGTLKKVLFGLGNDEEPFITGLLAKHLPTGHWHLEGTAANEMNSYLGLALGSYQFNRYHQNPSSKQLSIHVNNVINLNELKRIFETVFFVRDLINCPANDMNPETLETVTRQLGKTYNAHVTSICGDELLTQNFPMIHAVGRASNIAPRLIELQWGQENHPKITLVGKGVTFDTGGLDIKSAKNMLLMKKDMGGGAHVLGLAKLIMDAQLPVRLQVLIPAVENAISANAFRPGDILQSRKGLSVEVGNTDAEGRLVLADALTYGDEKSPQFMICMATLTGAARVALGPDLPAFYCHDPLWAQEISQSAHSVADPLWQMPLWKPYKEKLSSQIADLNNTTGDSFAGSITAALFLNYFVEKAEHFAHFDLFGWVPKEKPGYPAGGTAQAIRALYDFFKKNYKTNDLSRS is encoded by the coding sequence ATGCAACAATACCAAATCAATTTTACTTCAGAACGTGCTGACAACAGCTGTCCTATCTTCTTAATACACCCAAAAAATCTTAGTGATTTATCATTTGATGCGTCAACAACTGCGTGGATGAAAGTTAATGATTTTACTGGAAAAACAGGACAAATATTATTTGTGCCTCATGAAACAGGAACATTAAAAAAAGTTTTATTTGGGCTTGGCAATGATGAAGAGCCTTTCATCACTGGACTTCTTGCTAAACACCTGCCCACGGGCCATTGGCATTTGGAAGGAACGGCAGCAAATGAAATGAATAGCTATCTGGGATTAGCCTTAGGAAGCTATCAATTTAACCGCTATCACCAAAACCCCTCTTCCAAACAATTATCAATCCATGTCAATAATGTCATTAATCTTAACGAACTCAAACGCATTTTTGAAACTGTCTTTTTTGTTCGTGATCTCATTAATTGCCCTGCAAATGATATGAATCCTGAAACCTTGGAAACAGTAACACGCCAACTGGGAAAAACCTATAATGCTCATGTAACAAGCATTTGTGGAGATGAGCTCTTAACACAAAATTTTCCAATGATTCATGCTGTAGGACGAGCAAGCAACATCGCACCACGACTCATTGAATTACAGTGGGGACAAGAAAATCACCCCAAAATAACATTAGTTGGCAAAGGTGTAACTTTTGATACTGGAGGATTGGACATTAAATCAGCCAAAAACATGCTGCTCATGAAAAAAGATATGGGGGGAGGAGCACATGTTTTAGGACTGGCTAAACTTATAATGGATGCACAACTGCCTGTTCGTTTACAAGTTTTGATTCCAGCTGTTGAAAACGCAATTTCTGCTAATGCCTTCCGACCAGGCGATATTCTTCAAAGTCGTAAAGGTTTAAGTGTTGAAGTTGGCAATACAGATGCCGAAGGTCGACTTGTTCTTGCTGATGCACTCACTTATGGTGATGAAAAAAGCCCTCAATTTATGATTTGCATGGCAACTTTAACAGGAGCTGCTCGCGTAGCATTAGGTCCAGACCTTCCTGCATTTTATTGTCATGATCCTCTATGGGCACAAGAGATTTCTCAATCTGCTCACTCTGTTGCTGATCCTCTTTGGCAAATGCCTCTTTGGAAGCCTTATAAGGAGAAATTATCATCACAGATTGCTGATCTCAATAACACAACGGGTGACAGCTTCGCTGGCTCTATAACTGCTGCTTTATTTCTTAACTATTTTGTTGAAAAAGCTGAACATTTTGCTCATTTTGATCTTTTTGGGTGGGTACCAAAAGAAAAACCAGGCTATCCTGCTGGTGGCACAGCACAAGCTATACGCGCTCTTTATGATTTTTTTAAAAAAAACTATAAGACAAATGATTTATCAAGATCTTAA
- the fabA gene encoding 3-hydroxyacyl-[acyl-carrier-protein] dehydratase FabA, with translation MAERKSCYTYEELLSCARGEMFGKGNAQLPAPPMLMINRITQINETGGEYDKGMVRAEFDITPDLWFFACHFIGDPVMPGCLGLDAMWQLTGFFLGWLGEKGKGRAISTGEVKLSGMITPKIQLLEYGIDFKRIRRGNLVLGIADGWVKADGEAIYKASDLRVALFKED, from the coding sequence ATGGCTGAAAGAAAGTCTTGCTACACTTATGAAGAGCTTCTGAGCTGCGCTCGCGGCGAAATGTTTGGTAAGGGTAATGCTCAACTACCTGCTCCACCAATGTTGATGATTAATCGAATCACTCAAATCAATGAGACTGGTGGTGAATATGATAAAGGAATGGTTCGTGCAGAATTTGACATAACGCCAGATCTATGGTTTTTTGCTTGTCATTTCATTGGCGATCCTGTTATGCCAGGATGTCTTGGGTTAGATGCTATGTGGCAATTAACAGGTTTTTTTCTTGGTTGGTTGGGCGAAAAAGGAAAAGGGCGCGCTATATCAACGGGCGAAGTGAAATTATCAGGTATGATAACTCCGAAAATTCAGCTGCTTGAATATGGAATAGATTTTAAACGTATTCGACGTGGAAATTTAGTCTTAGGAATTGCAGATGGATGGGTAAAGGCGGATGGAGAAGCCATTTATAAAGCCAGTGATTTGCGTGTTGCTCTGTTTAAAGAAGATTAG
- the cyoD gene encoding cytochrome o ubiquinol oxidase subunit IV: protein MSEHNETHDPSIRSYLVGFVLAVIFTFCSFIPVMYGMLEGWAISTKVIYLIGMAIIQIIVQIIFFLHLNSGPDAKWNFVALWFAVTCVTIIIGGTWWAISHLNYNMMGGSGRIVEPEILDQRH, encoded by the coding sequence ATGAGTGAGCATAACGAAACACATGATCCAAGTATTCGCTCTTATTTAGTTGGATTTGTTCTGGCTGTAATTTTCACTTTTTGCTCTTTTATACCCGTGATGTACGGTATGCTGGAAGGGTGGGCAATTAGCACAAAGGTTATCTATCTTATCGGCATGGCCATTATTCAGATTATCGTGCAGATTATTTTCTTTTTGCACTTGAATTCTGGTCCAGATGCAAAATGGAATTTTGTAGCTTTGTGGTTTGCAGTGACGTGTGTCACCATTATTATCGGGGGTACTTGGTGGGCCATTTCTCATTTGAACTATAATATGATGGGGGGATCAGGGCGTATTGTTGAGCCAGAGATATTAGACCAGAGACATTAG
- a CDS encoding cytochrome (ubi)quinol oxidase subunit III, with protein sequence MSVITMHDDHPHEHHHDDSSTMIFGFWVYILSDLVAFSTLFSSFAVFSAAYGGGKAGNEFINLNFVLAETAVLLLSSLTYGFVMIQVHKCNLAGVRLWMAVTFVLGLIFIGMEIYEFHELLHEVYYYDATAYAGIDLETGKQIFGREVLSAYWSAFFALVGMHGLHVSAGLLWMVVMFIHLRRNGLDQDNKTRLSCLSIFWHMLDIVWIGVFTMVYLLGAL encoded by the coding sequence ATGAGTGTGATAACAATGCATGATGATCATCCGCATGAGCATCACCACGACGATAGTTCGACAATGATATTTGGGTTTTGGGTTTATATCCTGTCGGATTTGGTTGCTTTCTCAACGCTCTTTTCGAGTTTTGCTGTATTTTCTGCTGCTTATGGTGGAGGAAAGGCTGGCAATGAATTTATTAATTTAAATTTTGTTTTGGCTGAAACCGCTGTTTTATTGCTGTCATCACTGACTTATGGATTTGTGATGATACAAGTTCATAAGTGTAATCTTGCTGGTGTGCGTTTATGGATGGCTGTTACCTTTGTCCTTGGATTGATCTTTATTGGGATGGAAATTTACGAATTTCATGAACTTTTGCATGAAGTGTACTATTATGATGCTACTGCTTATGCTGGGATCGATCTTGAAACAGGTAAGCAGATTTTTGGGCGAGAAGTTCTATCCGCTTATTGGTCTGCATTTTTTGCTTTGGTTGGTATGCACGGTCTTCATGTGAGTGCTGGTCTGCTTTGGATGGTTGTGATGTTTATTCATTTGCGTCGTAATGGTTTAGATCAAGATAATAAAACACGTTTATCGTGCCTTTCAATTTTTTGGCATATGCTTGATATCGTTTGGATAGGTGTTTTCACAATGGTTTATTTGTTAGGAGCATTATAA
- the irr gene encoding Fur family transcriptional regulator Irr, which yields MREKVVNYHSLSELEEHLRKNGLRLTRQRLELAHMIFFQGNRHIAAEELYEEAIRSGVPVSLATVYNTLHQFTEAGLLRIIAVEGSKTWFDTNTSDHYHFYIEGENRILDIPYNVEGSPIIENLPQPPEDMEIVHVDLIIRLKPKIQSDDQE from the coding sequence ATCCGTGAGAAAGTTGTGAATTATCATTCTTTATCTGAACTGGAAGAGCATTTACGTAAAAATGGTTTGCGATTAACACGCCAACGATTGGAGCTTGCTCATATGATTTTTTTTCAAGGCAATCGCCATATTGCTGCTGAGGAATTATATGAAGAAGCAATTAGATCAGGCGTACCCGTGTCTTTAGCAACTGTTTATAATACGCTTCATCAATTTACTGAAGCCGGTTTATTACGGATTATTGCTGTAGAAGGTTCAAAAACTTGGTTTGATACCAATACATCTGATCATTATCATTTCTATATTGAGGGCGAAAATCGTATTCTTGATATTCCTTATAATGTAGAAGGATCTCCTATTATTGAAAATCTACCTCAACCACCTGAAGATATGGAAATTGTGCATGTTGATTTGATCATTCGGTTAAAACCCAAAATCCAGTCTGATGATCAAGAATAG
- the fabB gene encoding beta-ketoacyl-ACP synthase I, with protein MHRVVVTGMGIVSAIGNGTQDVLASLRAAKSGISYAPEHAELGFRSHVYAKPNVDIEALVDRRAMRFHGRGTAWNHIAMDQAIVDAGLEPHEVSNEHTGIIMGSGGPSTRSIVEAADITRQKGPKRVGPFAVPKAMSSTASATLATFFKIKGVNYSISSACATSSHCIGNAYELIQYGKQKRIFAGGCEDLDWTLSVLFDAMGAMSSKYNDTPEKASRAYDMNRDGFVIAGGAGVLILEELAVAKARGAKIYGEIVGYGATSDGHDMVAPSGEGAERCMRMALATVNNKIDYINPHATATPVGDPPEIEAIRRIFGTGDQCPPISATKSLTGHSLGAAGVQEAIYTLLMMNHNFICESAHIEELDPAFSDMPIIRKRSDHKELNTVLSNTFGFGGTNATLVFQRYA; from the coding sequence ATGCATCGTGTTGTTGTAACAGGAATGGGAATTGTCTCGGCAATTGGGAATGGAACACAGGATGTTTTAGCTAGTTTGCGCGCAGCAAAATCTGGAATTTCCTATGCACCAGAACATGCCGAATTAGGATTCCGTAGTCATGTTTATGCCAAACCGAATGTCGATATAGAAGCACTTGTTGATCGGCGAGCTATGCGTTTTCATGGTCGTGGAACAGCATGGAATCACATTGCTATGGACCAAGCAATTGTTGATGCAGGTTTAGAACCTCACGAAGTTTCTAATGAGCACACCGGTATTATTATGGGTTCTGGAGGGCCTTCAACGCGATCAATTGTTGAGGCTGCCGACATTACACGCCAAAAAGGTCCAAAACGTGTTGGTCCCTTTGCTGTGCCTAAAGCAATGAGTTCTACAGCTTCAGCAACTCTTGCAACTTTTTTTAAAATTAAAGGGGTTAATTATTCAATTTCTTCAGCCTGTGCTACATCCAGTCACTGCATTGGCAATGCTTATGAACTGATACAGTATGGAAAACAAAAACGTATCTTTGCAGGTGGCTGTGAAGATCTAGATTGGACATTGTCTGTTTTATTTGATGCCATGGGTGCTATGTCTAGCAAATATAACGATACGCCAGAAAAAGCTTCACGTGCCTACGACATGAATCGTGATGGATTTGTCATTGCTGGTGGAGCGGGTGTTTTGATTCTTGAAGAGTTAGCAGTTGCTAAGGCACGCGGTGCAAAAATCTACGGTGAGATTGTTGGTTATGGTGCTACATCAGATGGACATGATATGGTTGCTCCATCTGGAGAGGGAGCAGAGCGGTGCATGCGCATGGCGCTTGCAACCGTAAATAATAAAATTGATTATATCAATCCCCATGCAACAGCAACACCTGTTGGTGATCCCCCTGAGATAGAAGCAATTCGCCGTATCTTTGGAACAGGTGACCAATGTCCCCCAATTTCCGCTACAAAATCTTTAACTGGTCATTCTTTAGGCGCAGCGGGTGTTCAAGAAGCAATTTATACACTGTTAATGATGAATCATAATTTCATTTGCGAAAGCGCGCATATTGAAGAGCTTGATCCTGCTTTTTCAGATATGCCAATTATCCGTAAACGCTCTGATCATAAAGAACTTAATACCGTATTATCAAATACATTTGGCTTTGGCGGTACTAATGCAACGCTTGTTTTTCAGCGCTATGCATGA
- the fabI gene encoding enoyl-ACP reductase FabI — MKGLMKGKRGLIMGVANDHSIAWGIACQLAEAGAELAFTYQGEAFGKRVQPLAEKLGCKLLFECDVEKIETVDYVFKCLEKEWKTIDFVVHAIGFSDKAQLKRRYVDVTTRENFERTMVISAYSFTEVAQYASKLMPHGGAFLTLTYGASQQVVPNYNVMGIAKAALEAMVRYLAADFGPQNIRVNAISAGPVRTLAGNGIAAARAIFSYQRRNSPLRRTVDINEIGKSALYLLSDLSSGVTGEIHYVDSGYNIMSTPTLEELKQSEESQEE; from the coding sequence ATGAAAGGTTTGATGAAAGGCAAGCGCGGCCTTATTATGGGAGTTGCCAATGATCATTCAATTGCTTGGGGTATTGCATGTCAATTAGCCGAAGCCGGTGCTGAGTTGGCATTTACCTATCAAGGAGAAGCTTTTGGAAAACGTGTCCAGCCACTAGCAGAAAAACTTGGTTGCAAATTATTATTTGAGTGTGATGTTGAGAAAATTGAAACCGTTGACTATGTCTTTAAGTGCCTTGAAAAAGAATGGAAAACTATCGACTTTGTTGTCCATGCTATTGGTTTTTCCGATAAAGCACAACTAAAAAGGCGCTATGTTGATGTTACAACACGTGAAAATTTTGAACGTACAATGGTAATATCGGCTTATTCTTTCACTGAAGTCGCGCAATATGCTAGTAAGCTCATGCCTCATGGTGGTGCATTCTTAACACTGACATATGGAGCCTCGCAGCAAGTTGTTCCAAATTATAATGTTATGGGTATTGCTAAAGCTGCATTAGAAGCTATGGTACGTTATTTAGCAGCAGATTTTGGTCCCCAAAATATCCGCGTTAATGCAATTTCAGCTGGTCCTGTACGAACTTTAGCAGGTAATGGTATTGCGGCCGCACGAGCAATTTTTTCATATCAGCGTCGTAATTCACCACTACGCCGTACTGTAGATATCAATGAGATCGGGAAATCTGCTCTTTATTTGCTTTCTGATTTATCATCAGGTGTTACTGGTGAAATCCATTATGTTGATTCAGGATATAATATTATGTCTACGCCAACGCTTGAAGAATTAAAGCAAAGCGAAGAATCTCAAGAAGAATAA
- a CDS encoding SH3 domain-containing protein — MKNSLWFRFFVLLTCVSITGGFLFASLTFSYAEVLNKNFGPSGLPLPRFVSIKPARVNVRVGPGSNYAIVFTYQKKGLPIEIIQEYDQWRKIRDAEGDEGWVYQSLLSGKRTAITIPWQKDKTKRLMLRKTPTDNAPLVAEVEPNIIGNIRQCDGYWCELSIGKVRGWLHQTQLWGIYPGEKIKN; from the coding sequence GTGAAAAATTCTCTCTGGTTTCGCTTTTTCGTTCTCCTAACATGTGTGTCCATAACAGGAGGATTTTTATTCGCTTCCCTCACCTTTTCATATGCAGAGGTTTTGAATAAAAATTTTGGCCCTAGTGGTTTGCCACTCCCGCGATTTGTTTCAATTAAACCTGCCCGTGTTAATGTCCGCGTCGGCCCTGGTAGCAACTACGCCATTGTCTTTACTTACCAAAAGAAAGGCTTGCCTATTGAAATTATTCAAGAATATGATCAATGGCGTAAAATTCGTGATGCCGAGGGTGACGAGGGATGGGTTTATCAATCACTTTTATCGGGGAAACGAACTGCTATAACCATTCCATGGCAAAAAGATAAAACAAAAAGGCTTATGTTACGCAAAACGCCAACAGATAATGCACCACTTGTTGCAGAAGTAGAGCCTAATATTATCGGTAATATTCGTCAATGTGATGGATACTGGTGTGAATTGAGTATTGGTAAAGTCCGTGGATGGCTTCATCAAACCCAATTATGGGGGATTTATCCTGGTGAAAAAATTAAAAATTAA